In Dermochelys coriacea isolate rDerCor1 chromosome 4, rDerCor1.pri.v4, whole genome shotgun sequence, the sequence cttacaccccaaactcctcatcaccagccccaccccagagtctgcaccccccagCTGGAGGCCTCACACCCTCCCTCATTCCCCagctcggagccccctcctgcaccctgaactcctcatttctggcctcaccctggagcctgcactccccaccagaaccctccccctcccccgcaccccagtcccaatttgtgagcattcatggctcgccatacaatttctattcccagatgtggccctcgggcgaaaaagtttgcccaccccgatcttgTGGCCTTAAAATAATGCTTAGGTTCTATTGGAGCTTTattgattcacaccagctgaggatctggccctaaaaattTAGTCCCCTTTCAGAAATTTCTTTACAAATTAAAACCACACATATAGCAGTCTGTTTACTTAGTTTATTCATACAAACAATGATTACACAAGACTGTATATTGTTTGAAGACTGCAATAGATTTCTAATTTAACAACTCTGTAACAAAATTTAACTAAATttaacatttatgaaaatataaCTCTCTGATTGGGTAATTCTTCCCAACAATACAAAGTTTTACATAAAAACATTCAATATGATCTATTAAGTTGCAAACAAGTTAGGAAAAGTCATTCAAGTCACTTGATATACTATATTGGCTTTTACATAGAACATTCACACACTACGTTAAACCCTAGGTTGGCATTCGTTTCTTGGAAATTTAGTGGCATGGAGTTCTAActtcccaaaaagaaaaatgtgatttatttaaattcttttaaaagtttGCCAAGGACATGCCATGTTTAAGATAAGTaaagggtgggatgggaggaCCTTTTCACCCTTTAGATACAGATAGCCACTTCTTTTAGTTAGGtgaagctgttttttaaaaaatagttgacAATATTTCACAATTTCTGTCTTGAAACTGATAAAACTGTATAAAAGGCTCAGAACAGTTGTAAAGCAAGAAGTGAAACATAAAGGAGCATACATATAGTATGTAAAAGTAAGAAATCCATTACCAATTGGAACAGTAAAGAACCTTTGGACAGCCTTTAGATTTTATGGAATATTTCAACACATATACACGCATATTCTGTTAGTCCCAGAGTATTTGGTCATCTGATCTGTGTTGAACACAGGAAAGAATAGGAATGGTAGTAATAAGGCAAACATTATCAAGAATAATACATGGCATGTCTGAAAGCTTTCTATTAAGATCACTGTAGGGACTTAAGAGATATTCCAAACTTTTATACAACAGAGGGAATAAGTAACCTTTTAAAGAGAGAAGTGAACAGGTGTTTGACTGTTTATCTGTTAATGCCCTTTCTCTTTgaaaaagtatttgttttatcCAGTACTAATATGCACTGTAAAAGAGATAGAAAAACAATACAATTTCAGTGTTAAACTTCTTCTTTTATGACCTAGGTAATAACtagtttttatcatttttatcagACTATAGAAAAATCCTTGCATGCAATGTTTGTAACTTTCAgtactttcatttcatttcattccaTTTAGATGAAGACTGATTTATTACCTCACATGTAGATGTGTTTGTTGTTGATTGGCTTCTACCCCTTTCAACTCAAACGttaatcccaatttttttttaaaaaaagtagctATTTCTTTAAATGATGGAATGCATCAAGTGTTCCAGGTTGGCAGGTGACATCTTGTCATTGCACCATCAAgcagaaaaacacatttttgcaaGTGGGTATAAACTCAGGGTAACAGTTGACCTAGCTTTGTCCACGAGGCTATCTGGATTATAAAATAGTGTCTTGCCTCCTATCCAACAATAAATTGAGTTTTGTCTCTAGCTAAAACTCTGGCAACCCCCAAATAAGATTATCTAATTCCTGTAATGGTATAACAATTGTAATAGTATTGCTAGAAATTGTCAGTGAAGGCCCTGGATCTAACCTTGGACTAAACCTTGtattccaaaattttaaaaaccctgCAGCCCATTGGATAAATGTTTTTCAcatttggttgattttttttttttgcttatttttgttCACATAAATGTAAGAATATTTGTTGAGAAAAACAGCATTCCTGCCCTCAGCTGTTCTTCGTCTTTCAAGAAATGCACTGGTACTTACTTTTGAATCAGAAGACTAGCCTATGCATATGTATTATGTATTCAGGAAAACTAAGTACATGTTTCTAATCAGTTATCAGCAGCAAAATTGTGTCCTCTGCAATCTATGGCTGCACACACTTTGTCATAACAGTAGTTATGTTTTTTGGGTGTTGTTGTTTCGCTTGTCTCAGGGTCTGTCACTGTGATGGGGCTATCTCTTGCAAACACTTCAGTAGACTCTCTCCAAATGCAGTCTGCATTCACCTTGAAGCTATAATTGTGACACTTGGGCCTAATCACTTGTGTTGCATTACTGAAAATTTGACGGCTATTTGAAGTAgcaattttaattttcagtgctGCATCTACTCGATCCACTACAGTGTAAGTACCTATACTTCCATCATCAAAGCCAACAATAATATTCAAATGCCtctgtgagagagaaagaaaggttgGAGTTTTGTAAAGGGAACAAGCACCAATGTTTTTACCATCAGCCAGTCTCATTACAATTAAGCTAGAGATGGCACCATTGTCGTCATCCTCTTCATTACGAAAACAGATGTACACAAGATAGCGGCCATCACGGGACAGCCTCTGTCGCCAGATAATGCCGGGGGCATGAACCACACGAAGTTTGCCGCTGTGTAAATCAAGCACATTGATGTTCTCATCACCATGGGATAGAATTCCTAGCTTCCCATTGGGGGATATTTCAAAGTCTTCTAAATCTTTTAAGAAATTACTAGGCAATTGTACACGCCTGCAGATTACTTCCTCTGTCAGACTCCAGATGTTCACTGTTTCAGTGGATGTTATAAACACTACAATATCTGGGCAGTCTGGGATCAATTTAATATTAACAATTGTGGCACCATCATCGCAGCAAAATTTCTTGGTTATACTTCCTGTCCAGAGACTTACTGCCAACACTTTATTCTTTGTCATTCCAACTACAAATGTATTAGCAGTGGTTATAAACGCATTCTGTAAGGCAACTAAAATATTGCAAACTCTGTGTCCCGTGGCCAGTCGCCAAACTCTGGAGGCATTTTGTTCACAGAGCGAGACGACAAACTGATCGTTGTGTGTAATCATCAGCTGAGATATCCTTTGTCCGTTAATGCGGAAGATATTTTCGCCGGTAATGGTGTGCCATACATATTGGCTACATTTGTCATCTGATGTAATCATTATGTCTCCAGAAGAGGTCAGCACACAGTTTTCAACAATACCTTCATGTTTGAACACAGCTTCAATGAATCCAGTGCTGAAGTTCCACTTATGTACAGATTCTGATCCATCCAGTGTATAAATTAATTCACCTCTGGTTGGCAACACCAGTCTTTGGATGGGTTTGCCAGATTTGTCAATATTGGACATAGCAGTTATGATATCTATATCCCAGATAGAAAGGACACCACTGGTGGATAAGGATAGCAGCATGTTATGGTGACTGGGTTTAATTAGTCTGACTATGGTTCCTGAGATTTCCTGTAAGCTTGCCATACACTGTCCTGTATCTCTCCTCCAAACAAAAATGGCTGAGGTATTTTCCATAGAAGCAATTATACAGTCACCGTTTTTGGATAACACAGCAGATATAAAGCGCTCATTGTGTTTTGCTCTGAACTTTTCAGCCACTTTCCACATGCCAGTGTCGAGAAGTTCTATACTGAGTGCCTTACAAATTAAAATTGCACTTTGGTCTTCAGAAAGTTCAATGCTGACAACTTCACTGTCTTCTTTCCTGCAGTCGAAGTCATCTGTCAGTTGGGGATTTGTGATTTCCTCAGTGTTCCAAACTGAAAGGCCGCCCTCATTGTCCACCATCACCATTTCTTGAGCAGTGTccagaacaaaaagaaatttGACAAATCCACCTGAAAATTCAGAGGTCACGGTGGACAGTTTCTCTCCACTTCCTAAGTGAAATATAGTGGTGGTGTTAAGGTACTGACCACAGAATGCATAGATTCCATCTGGAGAACACTGTACACAAGTCACTTCATACCAGCAGTGGAAGTGATAAAGAGGCCACCCATAAAGTAGATCTATTACAGTAACATCTTTGCTGGCTTCCAGCCAAGCAAGTGCATGATTAATGGACAGTGTAAATCCATTTATAAAATTTGAGCTTCCCCCAATTCCACAATGTTTTGATCCCTTAATTTCTACTTCAGACAAAAGACAGGAATTTTGATTATCGTAAATCAAAAGTGTGTTCTTTGTTGTAGCCACTACAAGATATTTTTCATCATTTGTAAGTTTTATCCCTAAGATAACAGATTGAGCTGTTGTAATTTGCCTTAATAGCTGGCGAGTCTCTGCATCCCAAGTACTGATGGAGCCATTTTCCAGAGCAGCAATGATTGTATTTGGATTAAAAGTAGGCAGGATCTCAGTGACCTGCATGCAACTGGATGACAAGGGTAGTCGCTCAGGGCTGTAAGTCACATCCATGGAGGAGTGCAAAGGAACGATAGAGCAGTATTTGGGTCCATCTTTGTCACATTCTAAAAGAAGGTGTCTCAATTTAGGCAATGAGCTGACAACTGGAAGAAGCCTCTGTTGCAATTCAGCAGAGAGTGAACCTGGATATTTTGTTACTTTGAACTTTATACTGCGAAGGGTACTTGCCAGAAATTTCAGCTCCTTTTCTTGTGAATAGTTATAAGCCAATTCTATGTCAGAAAGTGCTTTGTCAAACTGTCCTATTTTAATCATTGTGTACAGCCAGCTGAAGTTCATAATGACACCATACAGCAGATCGTCTGATCTTCCACATCTTGTCAAGTGATACAAAAGTTCTGTCATTTTTCTGTGATTGACAAAAAAGATGTCAGGCTCTAATGGATTACACTGAAAGACCCACGGCTGATCAGGTGCTTGCCTGTCAAAAGAGGTGAGATCCATACAGTGCTTCTCCTCATCATTCATGCTTCTACTGTTATTGTCAAGGCACCCATTCAAATATTGATCTTGGCTGTAAAAAGATTTCCTTCTTCCACCTGACCAAACTCCGAGGAAGTACTCTGCCATGATTGTATGCATTTCATGTACATCTTCCTCACTGTGGAGATACAATTTCTGGGCAATAAGCTGCAGGTGCCTATTTGCCCACACTAGAAGTGTTACATTTTTCACTTGCCGCTCTATCAAGTATCCCTTTAAGCCCTCCTTAAGCCTTGCAATGTATATGTAAGGTACCCTCAATGGGTTACATTGCCTGACACTATCATTTAGCTCATACATAACACTGTTGTCAAGAGCTAAAATATCTTCCAATTCCATTTCACTCAGGCCAGATTTGGACATTGTGATGTAGCCCAGTGCTCTCGACAATAGCTTTAGCCCACACTTGTTTTCTAATGACCAAAATAACTGCTCGATGCTTTCATGAACAGTGACACAAAGGGAGGACTCATCAACATCTTTGTGAGATCTCCAGTTCCTAACCTCTCTGAAGGTTAAGTTTACAAACATAGGCAGTGTGCACTTTGAAAAAGCTTCATTGACATAAATTTGTTGCCCTGatgttacttttcttttaacACGCAGCAGCTGATGTTTCAGTACTTGGCTGCACATCTTTCTGTCTCTTGAAATCAACTCAATGTAGTTGTCCTCTTCATGAATAAGGCACCTCAGTTTTTGCAGGATCCCATGTTTGTTCGGCAGTGTTGACATGATTATCCGTACTGAACGGGGAAGGTGAATGGGGAGCCACCATAGTTTCCTAGCATCATCGTTATCTGAAAGCTGCTCTAGGGCATCAAATATTATAACCAGTGGTCTGTGAAATGAAGACTCATTCAACAGATTTATAAACAAGTCCCGAAGATCATGAATCTTTTTAGGATAACTTTGTACTAGGCAACGATAATTAATTGCTAATTGTTCACAAATACTTTGAAGCAGATTCTTAAGATCTGTACTCATTTCTGTGGATCCCAAAAATCTTATAACTACCACAGGGTCAGATTCTGGTCCCATCTCTTCCTGCAGCCAAGTATAAGCCTATAATGTAGAAGCATAATTTAGTTAATGTCTAAATTAACAGAGCCAAGTGAAGCACAATAACAGAGCACATAATTGTTTTACTTACGGTTTTATAAACAGCATTAATTTGTTTGAAAACATAAGTTTATTTTTGAAGTGTTCCTGTCTGAGTGGAAATGTTCTAAATAGTGGGGTTTTAGAAAGTGTTAATATTATACATCATGAATGAAATATCAGATTATATGTCATCTTTAACTCAAGCAATACTGCCAGAGCACTCAGTAATACAGCTGTGGAGCTGCGATTTTCAGTGGAGATAAGTTCACAGACGTCTGAAATGTGCTCCTCACACTTCACCATGATAATCTAGTTAATGATTGGACAGGCATACGTGAACTAAATGacttctgaaattttgaaataaacacAAATCATGGAACTTCTGAAGCAATTCAAGAGGATCTGAAACAAATTAGCATGTCTTTAACGTGCTTTACTTGTAAGACTGATACCATATAATCATTAAATGGTGTCACATCCTTATAACACCACGGAACAGGAAGGGAGGGACTAATGATGTTACGATGGTGTATTTGTAAAGTTGTTTATTTCACAAATAAATTAATTCTTACCAGTGATCTAGGAATTGgatgaaatatttgcatttccttAGAAAGCTCTACTAACAATTATGTTTTGGCTGGAAATATGATATGAAGATCTGGCTACTAGGATGTACACTGCCTCTTTCCTGAATAAATATCCAGTAATGTGCAGAAATTGGATTTATTGTCTGTATCAAAGACTAATCTTAGATCTGTTGATACCACAATAAGGAAAATGGGAATTAATTTGGTCTACATTTACTACCTCTATTAAGATtaacatattataaaatatattgtttttttattttttaccttcTTTGCCACTTCAGCTAATAAAAGGGTTTTTCCAGTGCATGGTCCTCCATATATGATAAGAGGGTTAATATGTCCTGTTTTGCTGTGCAGAGTGTATCTATGAACTATGTTTAGCGCCTCACACCTGTACTCATAGAAAGAGGAGTACGTTTTACATAATGAAGAGTGTTGAAGGACTTCATCATAAAGCAAGTCTGTCTCAGTGTCAAAATTCTGTTGTACTGTTGCCTGAATTATATCAATCATGTCTTCGTAGAACTGTTTACCAAGTCCTTCAATGTAGTGGTTTTCCACTTCTTGTGAATAACCAAGTTTCATGTCACAATGAGTAACAGAAGTGTACACTCTCAGATTAGATGCTGCAACAATAGTAGGAATAAATTCATCCCGGAGTTTGATCAATTTCTCATGGGTTTCTGGATCCCGCAGAACTTTCCCACCTATATGAATTACATCCATGTATTTTCCCATCTCTGGAATTTTAACAAAACGTTCAATGTTGGCAATTTTCCGAATGTAACAGACACACTTCTTCAGGAAAGCTGCTGTTTGTTTTCCCAAGGCAAAATCAAGCTCATCTTCAACAGCTGGagggaataaaaaagaaaacaggaaaactgTTAACTTCCttcaaaacagaggaaaaaaatctctgtttCCTCTAGatgaacaagcaaacaaaaaatactgTATGCAAAATGTATCAGGTGCAGTTTTATTAAGTACTAGCTATAATACAGGACTCAGGCTCAAGCATGTATAAATTTACTTTTCTCCTCTTTTAAATTATGTGTGAGAAATGACAATCAAAAATATACTTTGATAATTGTGGAAATATTGCTAGGCTAGATTATGAATCAGTGCATAGATATAGAATATTTTGTGTACGTATTCTGAGCTTTACCAGAGGAAAGATATCTCTTTGCTTGGCtgtgtttcatttttcctttttcatgcAGCAACTTCACAGCAGTCTTAAAAATCTTCTTAATCTCTTCTGATATGTCCTTCCATTTGTTCTCATTCATAGAATTTGAAGATGattccatcttttaaaaatattcatagtTAAACAGTAGCTGTAACATCAGTTTCTACAACTTCAGAAAGCAAAGGTTTAATATTTAAGGTAATGATATACATAAGAAAGGAGAATACAGTAAATAATATAATGCATACATTTAAATAACCCTCCAATATATTTACTCTTAACCTTTTATATTGGACAAATCATAATTTCACATTATAAATTGTCTGTTCTGAATATAAAACATAAGACTTCCTGACATAGTGCACAAAACTAAAATGTAAACAACATTATTCAGGGGGTAAATGAGAATAACCAGTAAAATATGAAGAGAAAGTGGGTTTTTGGGTCAGGCCTGGAGTACTATTATTagggaataataatatttttagatTAACTTTCATGCTTGGATCTCAAAGCTGAAAAGTAGGCACAAGGAATTTCAAATTAAGCACCCCAAATTaggtgtcacttttgaaaatattggattTTATTTGATGGTACTTCAGTACTTCCTTTGCAGAATGGTGATGATAATCTGACTTGCCTCAAAGGGGTGGTGGTAGGCTAAATTCATTCATCTTTGTAAAATGCATTGAGATGTCTGGAGGAAAGTTCCTGTGGGCCAGATTGTAACCAGGAGAGAGAGCAGCCCATTGGCAGTTAGGCAGGAAGTGGGTGGAGCTTTGTCTTTCCTTTTAAGACCTGCATTCCAGCTAGGacagctgagctggtgcagagagGGGAGTAAACTGTACCAGGAAAGAGCTGACACATTATACTTCCCCCTATGGAGGAAGCAGGGAGCAAATTGTGGCTCTCTGAGTCACAGTTttgtccctgctctgctccttgtATTGAACAGCTAAACACAGCCCCTTTACATATGTCAGATTTTAAGATTACAGGCTAGCTCTATTTAAGTACAaagtaatttattattatttctgatttAGTGCTAGATTGTCAATTTGCAATCTGGTCCAGAGTATGGGGGCAGCACCTCGTTGTGCTGCCTCAGGGAATCACAATCTCTCACAAAGCCCTTCCTGCAGAAAATTCAGAGTTGCAGATCATTTTATATTCTGTCTGTtacttctgttttgtttactgGGTGTAAGATTGCACTAGTGTTGATATATGAACCTTTTCTGCTTACCCTTGTGGGACAGTAGCTTGGGGAAATCTATAAAatgttaataaacaaaaatacaaaaaaacccttcaagaTCTATTGAAAGGGCTATTTTGGGCTTTGGGGAGGACTATGTAAGTTGTTGCCCCCCCCAGTGATAAATAGTTCAGTCTCTGCTGCACTACGTTTTCTTGAACTCTTTTAAGTCCTTACTGCTCAAACATATTTTATGCAACAGAGCAGGTTATTGCATTTTGTAACATGGTAAATGCATGCTATGTAGtggtttaatttccttttgtaGTGTAATTACAGTCAGTGTGCACTAAAATAAAGTGTCATTTTGATATTGCTTTGGGATATAGCTCTACCTTAAAGGGTTTATTCTCTTCTTGGAGGGTCAAATCCTCTCCTTGGAAAATAAATGGCTCTTGCTATATGAAGGTAAAATTGGGCCCTGTATCATGCATAGCTATGGTCAGACAAAGTTATGTGCACATAGagtcatagactatcagggttgaaagggacctcaggatatAGGAGGTGAGAATAAATGGGactgttcaaaaatattttactaagaaacttttttttaatatgaacccCAATTCAGGGTAGTCCTTGAGTGTGCGCTTAATTTTAATCATTTGCTTAgcttaaagcatgtgcttaagtgttttgctgactTGGGGCCATGGGGAGAAATTCACATTTGCCATGTAAGTCCTATTCATGGACTTTTAATGAGAGCCCCATGCAAGGGCTGAGAGAGAATCTTCCCCACTCCAACAAGCGGGATGGATAGAGGCACCTATGCAGTCATTCCTCAATTGCTGCAGAAGGCTCATGAGCTGTAACAGTGCTTGCAGCCCACTATCATTGCCCTATAAAGGTGACAGTTGTGACCAGTGGACCATTCTTAGAGCCAGCAGCCTTGGTCCATCACTCCCGGTGGTGTCCCACACTTCCTCCTTCTGGACCATCACAGAGCCAACCTCTGCAGTGTGCAAAGAGTTCATAGACTATGGAGGTTCATTCCATTATGACCCCTAAATTGTTTTCAAATGATGCTGGTTAATTCCATCCGCTATGACCAATCTATATAGGTTTTTTTATTAAGGACATGAAGGTAATTTACCGTATTAAGATTGTTCTTcagcatttcagattttggtcTGAGGTAATATGCTGGTGGCACCGCATTTTCATCTCTACAGTACCACTCTTCCAAAATCCTTGTCTCTAGCTTTGCCTCCACAGCAGCATCTAGGATCATTTCAAATTCCGATGATTCAACTTCTCCTGGTATTCGGATGGTCCCATATTTTTCTCCCAACAGGCCCTGTGTATTTACAACAAAGTATGGGTTTAGTGTCCCTTTCCAGTGATGCTAAAACCCTAGTCAGGATATGGCTAAATACTTTGATAAGATTCAACATGGCATTAACATCAGTTCTATCGCTTTGAAGTTACTAGGAAAGTAAATAAATATAGTTAGACTTTgcagaattggatttttatttttttatattttcgatggctaatatcaatgtttattttaaagcattttttccaatttttatctctttaaattttcatagttctGGGAAATTATAGGGGTGTcaggcaataattatttaatgaaataGACATTAAGattcaaaagttaaagctttataaccattaaaacacaatcTATCAGACTCACATCAACACATACAAAGTAAGTATCTGAGTTCTTcagtagcatttttctttctttgcctctctgtaaatTACTATtatctatggaaatatttttcatcagtttgagTGTGTACGGTGAAATCAATGGCTAcagacatttactgataaaaatcaaatccttctgaGCCTAAATATAGCAGAATACGAATTCTTACTAGGACTATTGTATTGAACAGCAGTTTGGTTATAAGGGCTTGGATATTTAGTATCTTTCTTAATAATTAATGCTAACAGAAAAACCTAAGGATCAGGGACATTGAAAttctgcaaatgaaaacaaatactcaaaatatattttattagggAACCAACTATATATTTATATGATATGATGGCACAGAACATAGGTTGCCATGAAAATCCTGTGTGGCAGTGACAATGAAAACTCTGTTTGCACTAGGTAGAAAAGAAGCACCAGGTTTTTCAGCATAAGCGGTTACTAGCCACATTGCTCTTTGAGTACTCCAGGTGTTTAAAGTGGTGAAGAGCTGAACTCTAAGCTGTACTAATCTTTTCCTTTTACAGCCAGCTCTATGCCACTACAGCGATCAG encodes:
- the NWD2 gene encoding NACHT and WD repeat domain-containing protein 2 isoform X1 yields the protein MWPAGAAGRLPCPRDSALRRAAFSGNLSALPSHLAPSGRSVRVFISANPEDTVAERSTLREHVCPKLREFCRENYGLELQVIDLYWGVETEEWDSPELQKTRMKLLEDCLKTSAGPCFVGLLGEKYGTIRIPGEVESSEFEMILDAAVEAKLETRILEEWYCRDENAVPPAYYLRPKSEMLKNNLNTMESSSNSMNENKWKDISEEIKKIFKTAVKLLHEKGKMKHSQAKRYLSSAVEDELDFALGKQTAAFLKKCVCYIRKIANIERFVKIPEMGKYMDVIHIGGKVLRDPETHEKLIKLRDEFIPTIVAASNLRVYTSVTHCDMKLGYSQEVENHYIEGLGKQFYEDMIDIIQATVQQNFDTETDLLYDEVLQHSSLCKTYSSFYEYRCEALNIVHRYTLHSKTGHINPLIIYGGPCTGKTLLLAEVAKKAYTWLQEEMGPESDPVVVIRFLGSTEMSTDLKNLLQSICEQLAINYRCLVQSYPKKIHDLRDLFINLLNESSFHRPLVIIFDALEQLSDNDDARKLWWLPIHLPRSVRIIMSTLPNKHGILQKLRCLIHEEDNYIELISRDRKMCSQVLKHQLLRVKRKVTSGQQIYVNEAFSKCTLPMFVNLTFREVRNWRSHKDVDESSLCVTVHESIEQLFWSLENKCGLKLLSRALGYITMSKSGLSEMELEDILALDNSVMYELNDSVRQCNPLRVPYIYIARLKEGLKGYLIERQVKNVTLLVWANRHLQLIAQKLYLHSEEDVHEMHTIMAEYFLGVWSGGRRKSFYSQDQYLNGCLDNNSRSMNDEEKHCMDLTSFDRQAPDQPWVFQCNPLEPDIFFVNHRKMTELLYHLTRCGRSDDLLYGVIMNFSWLYTMIKIGQFDKALSDIELAYNYSQEKELKFLASTLRSIKFKVTKYPGSLSAELQQRLLPVVSSLPKLRHLLLECDKDGPKYCSIVPLHSSMDVTYSPERLPLSSSCMQVTEILPTFNPNTIIAALENGSISTWDAETRQLLRQITTAQSVILGIKLTNDEKYLVVATTKNTLLIYDNQNSCLLSEVEIKGSKHCGIGGSSNFINGFTLSINHALAWLEASKDVTVIDLLYGWPLYHFHCWYEVTCVQCSPDGIYAFCGQYLNTTTIFHLGSGEKLSTVTSEFSGGFVKFLFVLDTAQEMVMVDNEGGLSVWNTEEITNPQLTDDFDCRKEDSEVVSIELSEDQSAILICKALSIELLDTGMWKVAEKFRAKHNERFISAVLSKNGDCIIASMENTSAIFVWRRDTGQCMASLQEISGTIVRLIKPSHHNMLLSLSTSGVLSIWDIDIITAMSNIDKSGKPIQRLVLPTRGELIYTLDGSESVHKWNFSTGFIEAVFKHEGIVENCVLTSSGDIMITSDDKCSQYVWHTITGENIFRINGQRISQLMITHNDQFVVSLCEQNASRVWRLATGHRVCNILVALQNAFITTANTFVVGMTKNKVLAVSLWTGSITKKFCCDDGATIVNIKLIPDCPDIVVFITSTETVNIWSLTEEVICRRVQLPSNFLKDLEDFEISPNGKLGILSHGDENINVLDLHSGKLRVVHAPGIIWRQRLSRDGRYLVYICFRNEEDDDNGAISSLIVMRLADGKNIGACSLYKTPTFLSLSQRHLNIIVGFDDGSIGTYTVVDRVDAALKIKIATSNSRQIFSNATQVIRPKCHNYSFKVNADCIWRESTEVFARDSPITVTDPETSETTTPKKHNYCYDKVCAAIDCRGHNFAADN
- the NWD2 gene encoding NACHT and WD repeat domain-containing protein 2 isoform X2, which translates into the protein MILDAAVEAKLETRILEEWYCRDENAVPPAYYLRPKSEMLKNNLNTMESSSNSMNENKWKDISEEIKKIFKTAVKLLHEKGKMKHSQAKRYLSSAVEDELDFALGKQTAAFLKKCVCYIRKIANIERFVKIPEMGKYMDVIHIGGKVLRDPETHEKLIKLRDEFIPTIVAASNLRVYTSVTHCDMKLGYSQEVENHYIEGLGKQFYEDMIDIIQATVQQNFDTETDLLYDEVLQHSSLCKTYSSFYEYRCEALNIVHRYTLHSKTGHINPLIIYGGPCTGKTLLLAEVAKKAYTWLQEEMGPESDPVVVIRFLGSTEMSTDLKNLLQSICEQLAINYRCLVQSYPKKIHDLRDLFINLLNESSFHRPLVIIFDALEQLSDNDDARKLWWLPIHLPRSVRIIMSTLPNKHGILQKLRCLIHEEDNYIELISRDRKMCSQVLKHQLLRVKRKVTSGQQIYVNEAFSKCTLPMFVNLTFREVRNWRSHKDVDESSLCVTVHESIEQLFWSLENKCGLKLLSRALGYITMSKSGLSEMELEDILALDNSVMYELNDSVRQCNPLRVPYIYIARLKEGLKGYLIERQVKNVTLLVWANRHLQLIAQKLYLHSEEDVHEMHTIMAEYFLGVWSGGRRKSFYSQDQYLNGCLDNNSRSMNDEEKHCMDLTSFDRQAPDQPWVFQCNPLEPDIFFVNHRKMTELLYHLTRCGRSDDLLYGVIMNFSWLYTMIKIGQFDKALSDIELAYNYSQEKELKFLASTLRSIKFKVTKYPGSLSAELQQRLLPVVSSLPKLRHLLLECDKDGPKYCSIVPLHSSMDVTYSPERLPLSSSCMQVTEILPTFNPNTIIAALENGSISTWDAETRQLLRQITTAQSVILGIKLTNDEKYLVVATTKNTLLIYDNQNSCLLSEVEIKGSKHCGIGGSSNFINGFTLSINHALAWLEASKDVTVIDLLYGWPLYHFHCWYEVTCVQCSPDGIYAFCGQYLNTTTIFHLGSGEKLSTVTSEFSGGFVKFLFVLDTAQEMVMVDNEGGLSVWNTEEITNPQLTDDFDCRKEDSEVVSIELSEDQSAILICKALSIELLDTGMWKVAEKFRAKHNERFISAVLSKNGDCIIASMENTSAIFVWRRDTGQCMASLQEISGTIVRLIKPSHHNMLLSLSTSGVLSIWDIDIITAMSNIDKSGKPIQRLVLPTRGELIYTLDGSESVHKWNFSTGFIEAVFKHEGIVENCVLTSSGDIMITSDDKCSQYVWHTITGENIFRINGQRISQLMITHNDQFVVSLCEQNASRVWRLATGHRVCNILVALQNAFITTANTFVVGMTKNKVLAVSLWTGSITKKFCCDDGATIVNIKLIPDCPDIVVFITSTETVNIWSLTEEVICRRVQLPSNFLKDLEDFEISPNGKLGILSHGDENINVLDLHSGKLRVVHAPGIIWRQRLSRDGRYLVYICFRNEEDDDNGAISSLIVMRLADGKNIGACSLYKTPTFLSLSQRHLNIIVGFDDGSIGTYTVVDRVDAALKIKIATSNSRQIFSNATQVIRPKCHNYSFKVNADCIWRESTEVFARDSPITVTDPETSETTTPKKHNYCYDKVCAAIDCRGHNFAADN